From one Rattus norvegicus strain BN/NHsdMcwi chromosome 7, GRCr8, whole genome shotgun sequence genomic stretch:
- the Dgka gene encoding diacylglycerol kinase alpha isoform X4 translates to MAKDKGLISPEDFAQLQKYIDYSTKSVSDVLKVFEMNKYCQGDEIGYLGFEQFLKMYLEVEEVPHHLCWTLFWSFHSSQDLDEETESKANVICLSDVYCYFTLLEGGSPEDKLELLGLRPTMPGLGMNSLALSHKLTQFLKHFTVTFKLYDMDRNGILDSTEVEKIILQMMRVAEYLDWDVSELRPILQEMMKEMDRDGSGCVSLAEWVRAGATTVPLLVLLGIDMTMKDDGHHIWRPKRFSRPVYCNLCELSIGLGKQGLSCNLCKYIVHDHCAMKAQPCEVSTYAKSRKDIGVSDPMPAHSHTANPILALVPIPFLPSLLSTHEVLPDKGFPLSPKVQPHVWVRGGCHSGRCDRCQKKIRTYHSLTGLHCVWCHLEIHDDCLQAVGPECDCGLLRDHILPPCSIYPRVLVSGQECKQKTTDVTSLCTPEAFRIEPVSNTHPLLVFINPKSGGKQGQSVLWKFQYILNPRQVFNLKDGPEPGLRFFKDVPQFRVLVCGGDGTVGWILETIDKANFPIVPPVAVLPLGTGNDLARCLRWGRGYEGENLRKILKDIEISKVVYLDRWLLEVIPQQNGEKSDPVPSQIINNYFSIGVDASIAHRFHLMREKYPEKFNSRMKNKLWYLEFATSESIFSTCKKLEESVTVEICGKLLDLSDLSLEGIAVLNIPSMHGGSNLWGDTKRPHGDTCGINQALGSVAKIITDPDILKTCVPDMSDKRLEVVGIEGVIEMGQIYTRLKSAGHRLAKCSEITFQTTKTLPMQVDGEPWMQAPCTVSIVYACRGWTLRLLEPKSPFYSFFTSPWHPRFPCAPLFPISGFLSNPRNSSRTLML, encoded by the exons ATGGCCAAAGACAAGGGCCTCATCAGCCCAGAAGACTTTGCCCAGCTGCAAAAGTACATAGACT ACTCCACCAAAAGTGTCAGCGATGTGCTGAAGGTCTTTGAGATGAACAAATATTGCCAAGGAGAT GAGATTGGGTACCTGGGATTTGAACAGTTCCTGAAAATGTATCTGGAAGTGGAGGAGGTTCCCCATCACCTATGCTGGACTCTGTTTTGGTCCTTCCATAGCAGTCAAGACTTGGATGAGGAGACTGAGTCAAAAG CCAATGTGATCTGTCTCAGTGACGTCTACTGCTACTTCACCCTCCTGGAAGGCGGCAGTCCGGAAGACAAGCTAGAGT tgctgggattacggcccaccatgcctggccttggGATGAATTCTTTGGCTCTCTCTCATAAACTGACCCAGTTCCTCAAACACTTCACAGTCACCTTCAAGCTGTACGACATGGACAGAAATGGGATCCTAGACAGCACA GAAGTAGAAAAAATCATCCTGCAAATGATGAGAGTGGCTGAATATCTGGACTGGGATGTGTCTGAGCTGAGACCG ATCCTTCAGGAGATGATGAAAGAGATGGACCGGGATGGCAGTGGCTGTGTCTCCCTAGCTGAGTGGGTCCGGGCTGGGGCTACCACTGTGCCCCTGCTTGTCCTTCTGGGGATAGACATG ACTATGAAAGATGATGGACACCATATATGGAGACCCAAGAGATTCTCCAGACCGGTCTACTGCAACCTGTGCGAGTTGAGCATTGGCCTCGGCAAACAAGGCCTGAGCTGTAACC tctGTAAGTACATTGTTCATGACCACTGTGCCATGAAGGCCCAGCCTTGTGAAGTCAGCACCTATGCCAAGTCTCGGAAAGACATTGGTGTGAGTGACCCTATGCCTGCTCATTCCCACACTGCTAACCCCATCCTGGCCCTGGTCCCTATCCCCTTTCTGCCCTCATTGCTCTCCACACACGAGGTGCTCCCAGACAAgggctttcctctctcccctaaGGTCCAGCCACACGTATGGGTTCGAGGAGGCTGTCATTCTGGACGCTGCGACCGCTGTCAGAAAAAGATCCGGACCTACCACAGCCTAACGGGACTGCACTGCGTGTGGTGCCACCTGGAG ATCCACGATGACTGTCTGCAGGCTGTTGGTCCCGAGTGTGACTGTGGACTGCTCCGTGATCATATCCTGCCTCCGTGTTCCATCTACCCCAGGGTCCTG GTATCTGGACAGGAGTGCAAACAGAAGACCACAGATGTTACGAGCCTGTGCACCCCTGAGGCTTTTCGG ATTGAACCTGTTTCTAACACCCACCCCCTTCTGGTCTTCATCAATCCTAAGAGCGGAGGCAAGCAGGGGCAGAG CGTGCTTTGGAAGTTCCAGTACATTCTGAACCCTCGGCAGGTGTTTAACCTGAAGGATGGTCCGGAGCCAGG GCTCAGGTTTTTCAAAGACGTTCCTCAGTTCCGGGTGTTGGTGTGTGGTGGAGACGGCACCGTAGGCTGGATTCTAGAGACCATTG ACAAAGCCAACTTTCCCATTGTGCCTCCAGTCGCTGTGTTGCCCCTGGGCACTGGAAATGACCTGGCTCGGTGCCTAAGATGGGGAAGAG GTTATGAAGGTGAGAACTTGAGAAAGATTCTCAAGGATATAGAGATAAGTAAGGTGGTATATCTCGATCGATGGCTCCTGGAAGTGATACCCCAACAAAACGGAGAAAAGAGTGATCCAGTTCCCTCTCAAATCATCAATAACTACTTCTCCATTGGTGTG GATGCTTCCATTGCTCACCGGTTCCATCTCATGAGAGAGAAATACCCTGAGAAGTTCAATAGCAG AATGAAGAACAAGCTTTGGTACTTGGAGTTTGCCACATCGGAGTCCATCTTCTCAACGTGCAAAAAGCTGGAAGAGTCAGTGACCGTCGAG ATATGTGGGAAGCTGCTGGATCTGAGTGACCTGTCCCTCGAAGGCATTGCGGTATTGAATATCCCGAGCATGCATGGTGGCTCCAATCTCTGGGGTGACACCAAGAGACCTCACGGGGATACGTGTGGGATCAACCAGGCACTGGGCAGTGTGGCCAAAATAATCACAGACCCCGATATTCTCAAAACCTGTGTGCCAG ACATGAGTGACAAGCGGCTGGAAGTCGTAGGAATAGAGGGTGTGATTGAGATGGGTCAGATCTATACCAGGCTCAAGAGTGCTGGACACCGGCTGGCCAAGTGCTCCGAGATCACGTTCCA GACCACAAAAACCCTCCCTATGCAAGTTGATGGAGAACCCTGGATGCAAGCACCCTGTACAGTGAGTATTGTCTATGCCTGTAGAGGCTGGACCCTAAGGCTCCTGGAGCCTAAGTCTCCATTCTACAGCTTCTTTACTTCTCCCTGGCACCCCAGGTTTCCCTGTGCACCATTATTCCCAATCTCCGGTTTTCTCAGTAACCCCAGAAACTCATCCCGAACGCTAATGCTCTAA
- the Dgka gene encoding diacylglycerol kinase alpha isoform X10 gives MGSCLLRCAEAYPLKSKHKRLYNQVISAISLKQRRKMAKDKGLISPEDFAQLQKYIDYSTKSVSDVLKVFEMNKYCQGDEIGYLGFEQFLKMYLEVEEVPHHLCWTLFWSFHSSQDLDEETESKANVICLSDVYCYFTLLEGGSPEDKLELLGLRPTMPGLGMNSLALSHKLTQFLKHFTVTFKLYDMDRNGILDSTEVEKIILQMMRVAEYLDWDVSELRPILQEMMKEMDRDGSGCVSLAEWVRAGATTVPLLVLLGIDMTMKDDGHHIWRPKRFSRPVYCNLCELSIGLGKQGLSCNLCKYIVHDHCAMKAQPCEVSTYAKSRKDIGVSDPMPAHSHTANPILALVPIPFLPSLLSTHEVLPDKGFPLSPKVQPHVWVRGGCHSGRCDRCQKKIRTYHSLTGLHCVWCHLEIHDDCLQAVGPECDCGLLRDHILPPCSIYPRVLVSGQECKQKTTDVTSLCTPEAFRIEPVSNTHPLLVFINPKSGGKQGQSVLWKFQYILNPRQVFNLKDGPEPGLRFFKDVPQFRVLVCGGDGTVGWILETIDKANFPIVPPVAVLPLGTGNDLARCLRWGRGYEGENLRKILKDIEISKVVYLDRWLLEVIPQQNGEKSDPVPSQIINNYFSIGVDASIAHRFHLMREKYPEKFNSRYVGSCWI, from the exons ATGGGGTCCTGCCTTCTGAGGTGTGCTGAG GCTTACCCTCTGAAAAGCAAACATAAGAGGCTGTACAACCAGGTTATCTCTGCGATCAGCCTCAAGCAGAGAAGAAAGATGGCCAAAGACAAGGGCCTCATCAGCCCAGAAGACTTTGCCCAGCTGCAAAAGTACATAGACT ACTCCACCAAAAGTGTCAGCGATGTGCTGAAGGTCTTTGAGATGAACAAATATTGCCAAGGAGAT GAGATTGGGTACCTGGGATTTGAACAGTTCCTGAAAATGTATCTGGAAGTGGAGGAGGTTCCCCATCACCTATGCTGGACTCTGTTTTGGTCCTTCCATAGCAGTCAAGACTTGGATGAGGAGACTGAGTCAAAAG CCAATGTGATCTGTCTCAGTGACGTCTACTGCTACTTCACCCTCCTGGAAGGCGGCAGTCCGGAAGACAAGCTAGAGT tgctgggattacggcccaccatgcctggccttggGATGAATTCTTTGGCTCTCTCTCATAAACTGACCCAGTTCCTCAAACACTTCACAGTCACCTTCAAGCTGTACGACATGGACAGAAATGGGATCCTAGACAGCACA GAAGTAGAAAAAATCATCCTGCAAATGATGAGAGTGGCTGAATATCTGGACTGGGATGTGTCTGAGCTGAGACCG ATCCTTCAGGAGATGATGAAAGAGATGGACCGGGATGGCAGTGGCTGTGTCTCCCTAGCTGAGTGGGTCCGGGCTGGGGCTACCACTGTGCCCCTGCTTGTCCTTCTGGGGATAGACATG ACTATGAAAGATGATGGACACCATATATGGAGACCCAAGAGATTCTCCAGACCGGTCTACTGCAACCTGTGCGAGTTGAGCATTGGCCTCGGCAAACAAGGCCTGAGCTGTAACC tctGTAAGTACATTGTTCATGACCACTGTGCCATGAAGGCCCAGCCTTGTGAAGTCAGCACCTATGCCAAGTCTCGGAAAGACATTGGTGTGAGTGACCCTATGCCTGCTCATTCCCACACTGCTAACCCCATCCTGGCCCTGGTCCCTATCCCCTTTCTGCCCTCATTGCTCTCCACACACGAGGTGCTCCCAGACAAgggctttcctctctcccctaaGGTCCAGCCACACGTATGGGTTCGAGGAGGCTGTCATTCTGGACGCTGCGACCGCTGTCAGAAAAAGATCCGGACCTACCACAGCCTAACGGGACTGCACTGCGTGTGGTGCCACCTGGAG ATCCACGATGACTGTCTGCAGGCTGTTGGTCCCGAGTGTGACTGTGGACTGCTCCGTGATCATATCCTGCCTCCGTGTTCCATCTACCCCAGGGTCCTG GTATCTGGACAGGAGTGCAAACAGAAGACCACAGATGTTACGAGCCTGTGCACCCCTGAGGCTTTTCGG ATTGAACCTGTTTCTAACACCCACCCCCTTCTGGTCTTCATCAATCCTAAGAGCGGAGGCAAGCAGGGGCAGAG CGTGCTTTGGAAGTTCCAGTACATTCTGAACCCTCGGCAGGTGTTTAACCTGAAGGATGGTCCGGAGCCAGG GCTCAGGTTTTTCAAAGACGTTCCTCAGTTCCGGGTGTTGGTGTGTGGTGGAGACGGCACCGTAGGCTGGATTCTAGAGACCATTG ACAAAGCCAACTTTCCCATTGTGCCTCCAGTCGCTGTGTTGCCCCTGGGCACTGGAAATGACCTGGCTCGGTGCCTAAGATGGGGAAGAG GTTATGAAGGTGAGAACTTGAGAAAGATTCTCAAGGATATAGAGATAAGTAAGGTGGTATATCTCGATCGATGGCTCCTGGAAGTGATACCCCAACAAAACGGAGAAAAGAGTGATCCAGTTCCCTCTCAAATCATCAATAACTACTTCTCCATTGGTGTG GATGCTTCCATTGCTCACCGGTTCCATCTCATGAGAGAGAAATACCCTGAGAAGTTCAATAGCAG ATATGTGGGAAGCTGCTGGATCTGA
- the Dgka gene encoding diacylglycerol kinase alpha isoform X7, translating to MGSCLLRCAEAYPLKSKHKRLYNQVISAISLKQRRKMAKDKGLISPEDFAQLQKYIDYSTKSVSDVLKVFEMNKYCQGDEIGYLGFEQFLKMYLEVEEVPHHLCWTLFWSFHSSQDLDEETESKANVICLSDVYCYFTLLEGGSPEDKLEFTFKLYDMDRNGILDSTEVEKIILQMMRVAEYLDWDVSELRPILQEMMKEMDRDGSGCVSLAEWVRAGATTVPLLVLLGIDMTMKDDGHHIWRPKRFSRPVYCNLCELSIGLGKQGLSCNLCKYIVHDHCAMKAQPCEVSTYAKSRKDIGVQPHVWVRGGCHSGRCDRCQKKIRTYHSLTGLHCVWCHLEIHDDCLQAVGPECDCGLLRDHILPPCSIYPRVLVSGQECKQKTTDVTSLCTPEAFRIEPVSNTHPLLVFINPKSGGKQGQSVLWKFQYILNPRQVFNLKDGPEPGLRFFKDVPQFRVLVCGGDGTVGWILETIDKANFPIVPPVAVLPLGTGNDLARCLRWGRGYEGENLRKILKDIEISKVVYLDRWLLEVIPQQNGEKSDPVPSQIINNYFSIGVDASIAHRFHLMREKYPEKFNSRMKNKLWYLEFATSESIFSTCKKLEESVTVEICGKLLDLSDLSLEGIAVLNIPSMHGGSNLWGDTKRPHGDTCGINQALGSVAKIITDPDILKTCVPDMSDKRLEVVGIEGVIEMGQIYTRLKSAGHRLAKCSEITFQTTKTLPMQVDGEPWMQAPCTVSIVYACRGWTLRLLEPKSPFYSFFTSPWHPRFPCAPLFPISGFLSNPRNSSRTLML from the exons ATGGGGTCCTGCCTTCTGAGGTGTGCTGAG GCTTACCCTCTGAAAAGCAAACATAAGAGGCTGTACAACCAGGTTATCTCTGCGATCAGCCTCAAGCAGAGAAGAAAGATGGCCAAAGACAAGGGCCTCATCAGCCCAGAAGACTTTGCCCAGCTGCAAAAGTACATAGACT ACTCCACCAAAAGTGTCAGCGATGTGCTGAAGGTCTTTGAGATGAACAAATATTGCCAAGGAGAT GAGATTGGGTACCTGGGATTTGAACAGTTCCTGAAAATGTATCTGGAAGTGGAGGAGGTTCCCCATCACCTATGCTGGACTCTGTTTTGGTCCTTCCATAGCAGTCAAGACTTGGATGAGGAGACTGAGTCAAAAG CCAATGTGATCTGTCTCAGTGACGTCTACTGCTACTTCACCCTCCTGGAAGGCGGCAGTCCGGAAGACAAGCTAGAGT TCACCTTCAAGCTGTACGACATGGACAGAAATGGGATCCTAGACAGCACA GAAGTAGAAAAAATCATCCTGCAAATGATGAGAGTGGCTGAATATCTGGACTGGGATGTGTCTGAGCTGAGACCG ATCCTTCAGGAGATGATGAAAGAGATGGACCGGGATGGCAGTGGCTGTGTCTCCCTAGCTGAGTGGGTCCGGGCTGGGGCTACCACTGTGCCCCTGCTTGTCCTTCTGGGGATAGACATG ACTATGAAAGATGATGGACACCATATATGGAGACCCAAGAGATTCTCCAGACCGGTCTACTGCAACCTGTGCGAGTTGAGCATTGGCCTCGGCAAACAAGGCCTGAGCTGTAACC tctGTAAGTACATTGTTCATGACCACTGTGCCATGAAGGCCCAGCCTTGTGAAGTCAGCACCTATGCCAAGTCTCGGAAAGACATTGGT GTCCAGCCACACGTATGGGTTCGAGGAGGCTGTCATTCTGGACGCTGCGACCGCTGTCAGAAAAAGATCCGGACCTACCACAGCCTAACGGGACTGCACTGCGTGTGGTGCCACCTGGAG ATCCACGATGACTGTCTGCAGGCTGTTGGTCCCGAGTGTGACTGTGGACTGCTCCGTGATCATATCCTGCCTCCGTGTTCCATCTACCCCAGGGTCCTG GTATCTGGACAGGAGTGCAAACAGAAGACCACAGATGTTACGAGCCTGTGCACCCCTGAGGCTTTTCGG ATTGAACCTGTTTCTAACACCCACCCCCTTCTGGTCTTCATCAATCCTAAGAGCGGAGGCAAGCAGGGGCAGAG CGTGCTTTGGAAGTTCCAGTACATTCTGAACCCTCGGCAGGTGTTTAACCTGAAGGATGGTCCGGAGCCAGG GCTCAGGTTTTTCAAAGACGTTCCTCAGTTCCGGGTGTTGGTGTGTGGTGGAGACGGCACCGTAGGCTGGATTCTAGAGACCATTG ACAAAGCCAACTTTCCCATTGTGCCTCCAGTCGCTGTGTTGCCCCTGGGCACTGGAAATGACCTGGCTCGGTGCCTAAGATGGGGAAGAG GTTATGAAGGTGAGAACTTGAGAAAGATTCTCAAGGATATAGAGATAAGTAAGGTGGTATATCTCGATCGATGGCTCCTGGAAGTGATACCCCAACAAAACGGAGAAAAGAGTGATCCAGTTCCCTCTCAAATCATCAATAACTACTTCTCCATTGGTGTG GATGCTTCCATTGCTCACCGGTTCCATCTCATGAGAGAGAAATACCCTGAGAAGTTCAATAGCAG AATGAAGAACAAGCTTTGGTACTTGGAGTTTGCCACATCGGAGTCCATCTTCTCAACGTGCAAAAAGCTGGAAGAGTCAGTGACCGTCGAG ATATGTGGGAAGCTGCTGGATCTGAGTGACCTGTCCCTCGAAGGCATTGCGGTATTGAATATCCCGAGCATGCATGGTGGCTCCAATCTCTGGGGTGACACCAAGAGACCTCACGGGGATACGTGTGGGATCAACCAGGCACTGGGCAGTGTGGCCAAAATAATCACAGACCCCGATATTCTCAAAACCTGTGTGCCAG ACATGAGTGACAAGCGGCTGGAAGTCGTAGGAATAGAGGGTGTGATTGAGATGGGTCAGATCTATACCAGGCTCAAGAGTGCTGGACACCGGCTGGCCAAGTGCTCCGAGATCACGTTCCA GACCACAAAAACCCTCCCTATGCAAGTTGATGGAGAACCCTGGATGCAAGCACCCTGTACAGTGAGTATTGTCTATGCCTGTAGAGGCTGGACCCTAAGGCTCCTGGAGCCTAAGTCTCCATTCTACAGCTTCTTTACTTCTCCCTGGCACCCCAGGTTTCCCTGTGCACCATTATTCCCAATCTCCGGTTTTCTCAGTAACCCCAGAAACTCATCCCGAACGCTAATGCTCTAA
- the Dgka gene encoding diacylglycerol kinase alpha isoform X5, which produces MGSCLLRCAEAYPLKSKHKRLYNQVISAISLKQRRKMAKDKGLISPEDFAQLQKYIDYSTKSVSDVLKVFEMNKYCQGDEIGYLGFEQFLKMYLEVEEVPHHLCWTLFWSFHSSQDLDEETESKANVICLSDVYCYFTLLEGGSPEDKLELLGLRPTMPGLGMNSLALSHKLTQFLKHFTVTFKLYDMDRNGILDSTEVEKIILQMMRVAEYLDWDVSELRPILQEMMKEMDRDGSGCVSLAEWVRAGATTVPLLVLLGIDMTMKDDGHHIWRPKRFSRPVYCNLCELSIGLGKQGLSCNLCKYIVHDHCAMKAQPCEVSTYAKSRKDIGVQPHVWVRGGCHSGRCDRCQKKIRTYHSLTGLHCVWCHLEIHDDCLQAVGPECDCGLLRDHILPPCSIYPRVLVSGQECKQKTTDVTSLCTPEAFRIEPVSNTHPLLVFINPKSGGKQGQSVLWKFQYILNPRQVFNLKDGPEPGLRFFKDVPQFRVLVCGGDGTVGWILETIDKANFPIVPPVAVLPLGTGNDLARCLRWGRGYEGENLRKILKDIEISKVVYLDRWLLEVIPQQNGEKSDPVPSQIINNYFSIGVDASIAHRFHLMREKYPEKFNSRMKNKLWYLEFATSESIFSTCKKLEESVTVEICGKLLDLSDLSLEGIAVLNIPSMHGGSNLWGDTKRPHGDTCGINQALGSVAKIITDPDILKTCVPDMSDKRLEVVGIEGVIEMGQIYTRLKSAGHRLAKCSEITFQTTKTLPMQVDGEPWMQAPCTVSIVYACRGWTLRLLEPKSPFYSFFTSPWHPRFPCAPLFPISGFLSNPRNSSRTLML; this is translated from the exons ATGGGGTCCTGCCTTCTGAGGTGTGCTGAG GCTTACCCTCTGAAAAGCAAACATAAGAGGCTGTACAACCAGGTTATCTCTGCGATCAGCCTCAAGCAGAGAAGAAAGATGGCCAAAGACAAGGGCCTCATCAGCCCAGAAGACTTTGCCCAGCTGCAAAAGTACATAGACT ACTCCACCAAAAGTGTCAGCGATGTGCTGAAGGTCTTTGAGATGAACAAATATTGCCAAGGAGAT GAGATTGGGTACCTGGGATTTGAACAGTTCCTGAAAATGTATCTGGAAGTGGAGGAGGTTCCCCATCACCTATGCTGGACTCTGTTTTGGTCCTTCCATAGCAGTCAAGACTTGGATGAGGAGACTGAGTCAAAAG CCAATGTGATCTGTCTCAGTGACGTCTACTGCTACTTCACCCTCCTGGAAGGCGGCAGTCCGGAAGACAAGCTAGAGT tgctgggattacggcccaccatgcctggccttggGATGAATTCTTTGGCTCTCTCTCATAAACTGACCCAGTTCCTCAAACACTTCACAGTCACCTTCAAGCTGTACGACATGGACAGAAATGGGATCCTAGACAGCACA GAAGTAGAAAAAATCATCCTGCAAATGATGAGAGTGGCTGAATATCTGGACTGGGATGTGTCTGAGCTGAGACCG ATCCTTCAGGAGATGATGAAAGAGATGGACCGGGATGGCAGTGGCTGTGTCTCCCTAGCTGAGTGGGTCCGGGCTGGGGCTACCACTGTGCCCCTGCTTGTCCTTCTGGGGATAGACATG ACTATGAAAGATGATGGACACCATATATGGAGACCCAAGAGATTCTCCAGACCGGTCTACTGCAACCTGTGCGAGTTGAGCATTGGCCTCGGCAAACAAGGCCTGAGCTGTAACC tctGTAAGTACATTGTTCATGACCACTGTGCCATGAAGGCCCAGCCTTGTGAAGTCAGCACCTATGCCAAGTCTCGGAAAGACATTGGT GTCCAGCCACACGTATGGGTTCGAGGAGGCTGTCATTCTGGACGCTGCGACCGCTGTCAGAAAAAGATCCGGACCTACCACAGCCTAACGGGACTGCACTGCGTGTGGTGCCACCTGGAG ATCCACGATGACTGTCTGCAGGCTGTTGGTCCCGAGTGTGACTGTGGACTGCTCCGTGATCATATCCTGCCTCCGTGTTCCATCTACCCCAGGGTCCTG GTATCTGGACAGGAGTGCAAACAGAAGACCACAGATGTTACGAGCCTGTGCACCCCTGAGGCTTTTCGG ATTGAACCTGTTTCTAACACCCACCCCCTTCTGGTCTTCATCAATCCTAAGAGCGGAGGCAAGCAGGGGCAGAG CGTGCTTTGGAAGTTCCAGTACATTCTGAACCCTCGGCAGGTGTTTAACCTGAAGGATGGTCCGGAGCCAGG GCTCAGGTTTTTCAAAGACGTTCCTCAGTTCCGGGTGTTGGTGTGTGGTGGAGACGGCACCGTAGGCTGGATTCTAGAGACCATTG ACAAAGCCAACTTTCCCATTGTGCCTCCAGTCGCTGTGTTGCCCCTGGGCACTGGAAATGACCTGGCTCGGTGCCTAAGATGGGGAAGAG GTTATGAAGGTGAGAACTTGAGAAAGATTCTCAAGGATATAGAGATAAGTAAGGTGGTATATCTCGATCGATGGCTCCTGGAAGTGATACCCCAACAAAACGGAGAAAAGAGTGATCCAGTTCCCTCTCAAATCATCAATAACTACTTCTCCATTGGTGTG GATGCTTCCATTGCTCACCGGTTCCATCTCATGAGAGAGAAATACCCTGAGAAGTTCAATAGCAG AATGAAGAACAAGCTTTGGTACTTGGAGTTTGCCACATCGGAGTCCATCTTCTCAACGTGCAAAAAGCTGGAAGAGTCAGTGACCGTCGAG ATATGTGGGAAGCTGCTGGATCTGAGTGACCTGTCCCTCGAAGGCATTGCGGTATTGAATATCCCGAGCATGCATGGTGGCTCCAATCTCTGGGGTGACACCAAGAGACCTCACGGGGATACGTGTGGGATCAACCAGGCACTGGGCAGTGTGGCCAAAATAATCACAGACCCCGATATTCTCAAAACCTGTGTGCCAG ACATGAGTGACAAGCGGCTGGAAGTCGTAGGAATAGAGGGTGTGATTGAGATGGGTCAGATCTATACCAGGCTCAAGAGTGCTGGACACCGGCTGGCCAAGTGCTCCGAGATCACGTTCCA GACCACAAAAACCCTCCCTATGCAAGTTGATGGAGAACCCTGGATGCAAGCACCCTGTACAGTGAGTATTGTCTATGCCTGTAGAGGCTGGACCCTAAGGCTCCTGGAGCCTAAGTCTCCATTCTACAGCTTCTTTACTTCTCCCTGGCACCCCAGGTTTCCCTGTGCACCATTATTCCCAATCTCCGGTTTTCTCAGTAACCCCAGAAACTCATCCCGAACGCTAATGCTCTAA